In Fusarium oxysporum Fo47 chromosome IX, complete sequence, the following proteins share a genomic window:
- a CDS encoding rRNA-binding ribosome biosynthesis protein NOP15 produces the protein MAPELRKRKSASDIKKPNGAAKAAQPKRKAPEDASPVSLKKQKSVKKTVVTKKAATKPAQKSKSKPEEVKVVEEETTTLDIPDESSESEAEEGKEVQAIVKELDSDDEDITEGDSSFKQGQDVGKIPKVSKDVQKAAKSSDEEAGVIYIGRIPHGFYEHEMRQYFEQFGPIVALRLSRNKKTGASKHYAFVKFEEASTAEIVCKTMDNYLLFGHILKCRMIPKEQVRDDLFKGANRRFKKVPWNKMAGHKLEKPLTESAWANKVTKENSKRAKKAAKLKELGYEFDAPEIKDVPAPAAIENGESETKAIEDAPAEKEEEPKVEEPAEVVETVVEEKTEVITEEKPAPKAKGKAAKGKATKAGKGRKAKA, from the exons ATGGCCCCAGAattgagaaagagaaagt CCGCTTCGGACATCAAGAAGCCCAACGGCGCTGCCAAAGCTGCCCAGCCTAAGCGAAAAG CCCCCGAGGATGCATCGCCTGTGTcgctgaagaagcaaaagtcTGTCAAGAAGACTGTTGTCACAAAAAAGGCCGCTACCAAGCCGGCGCAAAAGTCCAAGAGCAAGCCCGAGGAAGTCAAGGTCGTCGAGGAGGAAACCACCACACTCGATATCCCCGATGAATCTTCCGAGTctgaggcggaggagggcAAGGAGGTCCAGGCGATCGTGAAGGAGCTGGACTCTGACGACGAGGACATCACCGAGGGCGACTCTAGCTTCAAGCAGGGACAGGATGTCGGCAAGATCCCCAAGGTCTCCAAGGATGTGCAGAAGGCCGCCAAGTCTTCCGACGAGGAAGCTGGAGTTATCTACATCGGTCGCATTCCCCACGGTTTCTACGAGCATGAGATGAGACAGTACTTTGAGCAGTTTGGCCCCATCGTTGCGCTACGACTTTCCCGAAACAAGAAGACCGGTGCCAGCAAGCACTACGCTTTCGTCAAGTTCGAGGAGGCCTCTACCGCCGAGATCGTGTGCAAGACCATGGACAACTACCTTCTGTTCGGCCACATCCTCAAGTGCCGAATGATCCCCAAGGAGCAGGTTCGCGACGATTTGTTCAAGGGCGCCAACCGACGATTCAAGAAGGTCCCCTGGAACAAGATGGCAGGCcacaagcttgagaagcctTTGACCGAGTCTGCATGGGCGAACAAGGTTACAAAGGAGAACTCTAAGCGCGCAAAGAAGGCTGCTAAGCTCAAGGAGCTTGGTTACGAGTTCGATGCCCCCGAGATCAAGGACGTGCCAGCCCCTGCTGCTATTGAGAACGGAGAGAGCGAGACCAAGGCCATTGAAGATGCGcccgctgagaaggaggaggagcccaaggttgaggagccCGCTGAGGTCGTTGAGACAGTTGTCGAGGAGAAGACTGAGGTCATTACCGAGGAGAAGCCAGctcccaaggccaagggcaaggccGCAAAGGGCAAGGCAACAAAAGCAGGCAAGGGCCGAAAGGCAAAGGCTTGA
- a CDS encoding DNA polymerase III, clamp loader complex, gamma/delta/delta subunit — translation MAVDCPICNKPVKSSEINSHIDSGCESFIIDKEKAPTPPQSQTPQSNSQKRSASNFFSTAAPKRQAASENRTATPVNGALQPIAGKKRTFEEGPGHGVASFKDAEETTNGENANGTSTWSPNTEQDGRAAKKTKTQRAAPLAERMRPRNLDEVCGQDLVGPNGVLRSLIESNQVPSMILWGASGTGKTTIARCIARMVGSRFIELNATSTGVSECKKYFQEAMNDLALTGRKTIIFCDEIHRFNKAQQDVFLKPVEAGTVTLIGATTENPSFKVANALLSRCRTFTLQSLTAEDVVRILQRAIKEEESVYPQTPLLDEAMVTYLARFADGDARTALNLLELALSLTTREGITQEDIKAALTKTLVYDRAGDQHYDTISAFHKSVRGNDADAALYYLARMLQSGEDPLFIARRMVVIASEDVGLADNTLLPLATATYTATQQIGMPEARIPLAHCTVALCNAPKSTKAYRALNNAYAALREPGVAGLPVPLHLRNAPTRLMRDMGYGAEYKYPPNYRDGQVKQTYLPEELVGRRFVEDRDLGTEVDPDLEMGGT, via the coding sequence ATGGCGGTCGACTGCCCCATCTGCAACAAGCCTGTCAAATCGTCCGAGATCAACAGCCACATCGACTCAGGATGCGAGAGCTTCATCATAGACAAAGAGAAGGCCCCGACACCACCGCAATCACAGACACCACAAAGTAACTCTCAGAAACGAAGCGCTTCTAACTTCTTCTCTACGGCCGCGCCCAAACGACAAGCTGCCTCAGAGAACCGAACAGCGACTCCCGTCAACGGAGCATTACAACCCATAGCAGGGAAGAAAAGGACTTTCGAAGAAGGCCCAGGTCATGGGGTAGCAAGCTTCAAGGATGCGGAAGAGACGACGAACGGCGAGAATGCCAACGGAACGAGTACTTGGTCTCCAAATACTGAGCAGGATGGAAGAGCGgcgaagaagacaaagacacAACGAGCTGCGCCTTTGGCCGAACGAATGCGACCACGAAACCTCGACGAAGTATGCGGACAAGATCTAGTCGGACCAAATGGTGTGCTGCGCTCTCTGATCGAGTCGAACCAAGTACCCTCGATGATTCTCTGGGGTGCTTCAGGCACAGGAAAGACGACAATAGCACGATGTATCGCTCGTATGGTCGGCAGTCGGTTCATCGAACTCAATGCGACAAGTACAGGAGTCAGCGAGTGCAAGAAATACTTCCAAGAGGCGATGAATGATCTTGCTCTTACTGGTCGCAAGACCATAATATTTTGTGATGAGATTCATCGCTTCAATAAGGCCCAGCAAGACGTGTTCCTCAAGCCTGTTGAGGCCGGTACTGTGACGCTCATCGGCGCAACTACAGAGAACCCTTCTTTCAAGGTGGCAAATGCTTTGCTCTCCCGATGTCGTACCTTTACGTTGCAGTCTCTTACAGCAGAGGATGTAGTACGCATTTTACAGCGGGCaatcaaggaggaagaatcAGTTTATCCGCAAACACCATTATTGGACGAAGCTATGGTGACCTACCTGGCACGCTTTGCGGATGGTGATGCTCGTACTGCCTTGAACCTCCTCGAGCTCGCCCTTTCGCTCACAACTCGTGAGGGTATCACACAAGAAGATATCAAAGCCGCCCTTACCAAGACTCTCGTTTACGACCGTGCAGGCGACCAACATTACGATACTATTTCTGCTTTCCACAAGTCAGTCCGTGGAAACGATGCAGATGCGGCACTCTACTATCTTGCTCGCATGCTCCAATCCGGCGAGGACCCCTTATTCATCGCCCGCCGCATGGTTGTCATTGCCTCCGAAGACGTTGGCCTGGCGGATAACACCCTCCTACCACTTGCTACGGCAACATACACAGCCACACAACAAATTGGCATGCCAGAAGCTAGGATACCTCTGGCACACTGTACTGTTGCGCTATGTAATGCGCCCAAGAGCACCAAGGCCTACCGTGCTCTCAACAATGCCTACGCAGCCCTACGCGAACCAGGTGTGGCCGGTCTTCCTGTACCTCTGCATCTGCGCAATGCTCCTACAAGACTCATGCGTGACATGGGATATGGCGCTGAGTACAAGTATCCACCAAATTACCGTGATGGACAGGTGAAGCAGACATATTTACCCGAAGAACTTGTTGGACGTCGGTTTGTTGAGGACCGGGATCTAGGAACAGAAGTTGATccagatcttgagatgggCGGAACATAG
- a CDS encoding kinase-like domain-containing protein, giving the protein MPSQKTSNGTGQVSHRLRNFFRMNTGGSTGSASSDKDKEKEKEKGSAATTPDPSKSRHTKFFSNTVGRLRAHTVASEGNQLEEAMSPTAHANPYFAHQGQPGLRHHNSDSVPPSPPDTPSLKVQGPDGAPANDQTTSETKEELARRLRRVASAPNAQGLFSKNDPNNERPATAELGKDPLLTSSGALGLIETAKALEAEDKAKHANSDDVLAALPAPNLGMAFRRTYSSNSIKVRNVEVSPSSFDKIKLIGKGDVGKVYLVREKKSSRLYAMKILSKKEMIKRNKIKRALAEQEILATSNHPFIVTLYHSFQSEDYLYLCMEYCSGGEFFRALQTRPGKCIPEEDARFYAAEVTAALEYLHLMGFIYRDLKPENILLHQSGHIMLSDFDLSKQSDPGGKPTMIVGKNGARTDALPTIDTRSCIANFRTNSFVGTEEYIAPEVIKGSGHTSAVDWWTLGILIYEMLYGTTPFKGKNRNATFANILREDIPFPDHTGAPQISNLCKSLIRKLLIKDENRRLGARAGASDIKAHPFFRTTQWALIRHQKPPIVPHAGRGVDTVNFRNVKESESVDLSGSRAMNLKGVPLDSGLATPGGEIADPFLEFNSVTLHHDGDDDHHR; this is encoded by the exons ATGCCGTCTCAAAAGACCTCCAATGGCACCGGCCAGGTGAGCCATCGCCTGCGCAATTTCTTCCGCATGAACACTGGAGGTAGCACCGGCAGTGCTTCTAGCGATaaggacaaggagaaggagaaggaaaagggTTCGGCCGCCACCACTCCCGATCCCTCGAAATCCCGTCATACCAAGTTCTTTAGTAATACCGTCGGCCGTCTGCGCGCGCACACCGTCGCTAGCGAGGGTAACCAGCTGGAGGAAGCCATGAGTCCTACGGCACATGCAAACCCTTATTTCGCCCATCAAGGCCAACCAGGATTGCGTCACCACAATTCCGACTCTGTTCCCCCAAGCCCCCCCGATACACCGAGTCTCAAGGTCCAAGGCCCTGATGGTGCCCCTGCGAACGATCAAACTACCAGCGAAACCAAAGAGGAACTCGCCCGGAGACTTAGAAGAGTCGCCAGTGCACCCAATGCCCAGGGCCTGTTCTCCAAAAACGATCCCAACAATGAGCGTCCCGCGACTGCCGAGCTCGGCAAGGATCCTCTTCTCACAAGTTCAGGCGCATTGGGCCTTATAGAAACGGCTAAGGCTCTGGAGGCCGAAGACAAGGCCAAACATGCCAATTCTGACGATGTTCTTGCTGCTCTTCCTGCTCCTAATCTGGGCATGGCTTTCCGCCGCACCTATAGTTCCAATTCTATCAAGGTTCGAAATGTTGAAGTTAGCCCCTCCAGctttgacaagatcaagcttaTTGGAAAGGGAGATGTTGGAAAGGTGTACCTCGtaagggagaagaagagcagcaggCTTTATGCCATGAAGA TACTAAGCAAGAAGGAAATGATCAAGCGCAACAAGATTAAGCGAGCTTTGGCAGAGCAGGAAATTCTTGCGACAAGTAACCATCCGTTCATTGTCACATTATATCACTCTTTCCAGTCAGAAGACTACCTATACCTGTGTATGGAGTACTGTAGCGGCGGCGAGTTCTTCCGCGCTCTGCAAACACGACCTGGAAAATGCATTCCTGAAGAGGATGCTCGATTCTACGCCGCCGAGGTAACAGCAGCACTGGAATACTTGCATCTTATGGGTTTCATTTACCGAGACCTGAAGCCTGAGA ACATTCTCCTGCACCAATCGGGTCATATCATGCTTTCAGACTTCGACTTGTCCAAGCAGTCAGATCCTGGTGGCAAGCCGACCATGATCGTCGGCAAGAACGGAGCCCGTACCGACGCTCTCCCAACTATCGACACTCGTTCATGTATCGCTAACTTCCGCACAAATTCTTTTGTTGGCACAGAAGAGTACATTGCGCCAGAAGTGATTAAGGGCAGCGGTCACACAAGTGCGGTCGATTGGTGGACATTGGGTATCCTTATTTACGAAATGCTTTACGGCACAACACccttcaagggcaagaacCGAAACGCAACTTTCGCAAATATCCTTAGAGAGGATATTCCATTCCCCGACCATACCGGTGCACCACAGATCTCAAA CCTCTGCAAGTCTTTGATAAGGAAACTActcatcaaggatgagaaccGACGACTGGGCGCCCGAGCTGGCGCATCAGATATCAAGGCGCATCCATTCTTCAGAACGACACAATGGGCACTCATTCGACACCAAAAACCACCGATTGTTCCTCACGCGGGCCGAGGAGTTGATACAGTCAACTTCCGAAACGTCAAGGAAAGCGAGAGTGTCGACTTGTCAGGATCAAGGGCGATGAACTTAAAGGGAGTTCCGTTGGACAGTGGACTGGCAACTCCTGGTGGTGAAATTGCCGACCCGTTCCTCGAGTTCAACAGTGTCACTCTGCATCACGATGGCGACGACGATCATCACcgttga
- a CDS encoding putative serf family protein, with the protein MSRGNQREKDRQANLDKQKKLKAGNNKSGTKMQQEKETAAEIMRRKQAASDARKAGTAGKK; encoded by the exons ATGTCTCGTGGCAACCAGCGCGAAAAGGATCGCCAAGCCAACCTCGATAAACAGAAAAAACTT AAAGCGGGAAATAACAAGAGCGGTACCAAAATGCAGCAGGAGAAAGAGACCGCCGCTGAAATTATGCGACGAAAGCAGGCAGCTT CTGATGCCCGCAAGGCTGGCACCGCCGGCAAGAAATAA